Genomic DNA from Prunus persica cultivar Lovell chromosome G1, Prunus_persica_NCBIv2, whole genome shotgun sequence:
CCAACCGATAACATAATGAATTGGGAAGGAAGCACTTGACGAGCTGGGACCTTCTGGATGAGTGGCAATTTCTCCAAGACCATGGTAAATATACCCCAAAACAGGTGGTGCAAGTGAAACTCTGACCCCTTGTGCCATCAAACATGCCATATGAAAAGTTTCAGGTCTGACGTTGCGATCCAAGGAAGGTAACACAAATCTACTCAACCAAAGTGCCAAGAATGCAGCCAACCTCCCTTCCTTTGAAATACGTAAAGTGATTTCGGGAGCCCTTAAAAGTTGATCTTGAGGTTTCCTCTTGCCATTCCCAAATGCCTTATAAATAATCTTCGCCCGATAAAAGTGCCCAATCCATTGGGCCCAGCTGACGGTAGACTGATTATGATAAATACATAATTGGGAGTGGATCTTCAAAAGTTCAGTGATAGTCGGAGGATATACTCCATTTTGTTGCAAGTCTTTATTTTGGGGAATAAATTCCTCATACTGGACATCTCCCAAGATTGGCAACCCACAAATGACTTTCATGTCATAGAGAGAAATCCCCATCTCACCATTGCCATGATGAAAGGTGTTGCACAAGGGCCCCCATAATTCACAAAATGCTCTCCATATATTTGGGCAACACTCGTAAGGATATCGGGAAATTGCTACGGCACCATATATTTTTGCCTTATGCAATATGTCTCCAAAGTCACTCATAACGCATTTTGTCCACTCCGCAACGCCAATTTCAAAAGTGGCTCGGCCATAGAACTGATACTGGGGCCCCCACTCCAACTTACTCTTGATCATTCTATGCAAAGCGGGGTAAAAATCATCACGTGTGGGAAGATCTTTGATTTGGAATTTCATGTCTCCATCCACTTCATTATTCACATCCTCCAAACAATGTGCGGTAAACACAACACGATGCGTTTGGCATACTGAAATCACCTTATCTTCTGCGTGGGGTTTGAATTCAAGATACCCCGAATTTACGGAGGCGGTGGTATACCAGGTTGCACGGCCTTCAGGGGGTACATTAAGCTGCACAGATCTTAAAGGCAGTGATCTCGCATATTGGGGGCCAGAGACAAATTCCCTACCATGCGAATCAAAGACTCGCTCAAACCCGAATCGACCTTGCGCGTCCATTTCCTgaatttttcaacaaaaaaaaaattaattaatacaagAAAAGTCAGGGGAGGCGCAGTTCAAAGGAAAAGCTATCAATCGTTGCACATAAAAAGTCATTTCATGCACAACGCTTGAGAAGGCATCTGTTGAACggaaaattttcacaaaagcaATTAGCCAAGAATTTAACTTGGGTTagaattgaatttgttttgtccCTGCAATCTtatcaagaaaaacatataaaaataaaatagatgtaTTTCAGTGGTTTTGAAATACCAAGAGATAAGTATCTCGGTTGAGAAGTGGTCATCAGcttgaattcaaactcatcataagaTAGCCTCTATAAGAGGCATGACACAAGGGGAGGAGAAGAGAAGGACAGGAGGAGGACAGAAAAAGAGCAGAAAGGAGAACAGTCatagcaagaagaaaaattagcaAGCAGACTTGAGAAAGGAAAGAGCCATTTCAAGGTAAAAAGATTAGTTCCATGGcacaattttctgattttttgctCAAGATTTCAGGTTCCATTCAACTCATGGGTTCCTGGCCATGATGATTTCTATCATCATAAAAAGGGTCAGTAATCTCTCTAAGGGACAGCTCCGCTCAAGTAATTCTGAGGATACGATCCGCACCCAGCAGTTTGTTTGATCAATCCACAGAAATTCTTTTCTatgatgattgaaatcatCATAACCAAGGTTAAGAATCTCTCCGAGGCTTGGCTCCGCTCAAAGAACTCCAGCAGTATTTTCAAGTTTGCCTTCCATGatgatttcaatcatcatGTTTTATGGCATAGTCTATTCCATCATGCACCACCAAATAAGCTCTTCCAGGAGCAAAGAATCCCTCAAATCATGGATGTAGAGATGAACCCACCATGGGATCAAAATCAACAGAGCGAAAGCTTGTAATTACAAGTCCCTGTGTAAAATCTCTGTATGAAGCATCCGAAACCAAAAGGGGCGCATGGAAATTGAATTGCCTCCTCATGAGTGTTAGCTGCCTGCAAGCCAACGAAAAAAGCCAACAGAGGAAGAATGGAGCAAAAGGAAAAGTGGTTCTGTgtgttgggttttgtttgtaaaagaaaaaaacaagggaaataaaaaaagtaatgaaataaaaaaaggggggCTGTATCGCGCAGCCCCTCCTCCCTCTCTTGAATATTTCTTTGGTTTATTCTGACTGGGAATtgagtaaaagaaaaggacatgGGCAATGGTACAGCAacagcaaacaaaaaaaaaggagctggCAAGGCAGGTACCACAAGTTCTCTCTTGGGTTTCTGAAGCAAAATGACAAGTGGTTTCCTCCACCAAATAGAGAAATCTCCAAAACCTTCAAGCTGGCAGCACAGTCTCTACATACAAAGGAGAGGACAAGAGGTCAGAAGCatggaaacaaacaaaagaaaaatcaaaagaaaaaaaaaaggagttcaTGGGGTGGGTTACCACGTGAAAGGCAAGATgatttctctttccctttgtCTTGGGTTATTGACCTTGGGAAGGTTACAGCACACAAAGGACAATAAGAGAAGTTGTCTCTTTTGGTTCCAACTTAGCCCAGAAGCATCCAATTAATTGGAGGGTCTTCTATTGCTACTGTTATTGCTgtccatgaaaaaaaaatcctagttagttcaattaataaataaaataaaagagaagaactAAGGAATGGCATGTGGGTTACCACGTGAAATCCTCTTCTGTTTGATGGTGCAACAGGTGGCTTGAGCAAAGCTATGTGCTGGTCTGGAGAAGCAAACGAAGAATAATATTAAGACTTTCGTTTTGTTGCTGTTTGCTAGGGCacatatgttttcttttttataaggaAAACACATATGGCCCAATCCTATGTGGACAAGAAGTTTACTTCACTGGATGATCCAGCGATTCCAAATCAATAAGGAGCTTAATCCATACTTCACTTGGAGAAGGATTTTTTTATcctttgggtgtcttaatcaaatttaaagaCACCTGTTAATGGTACCAATACGTGAGGGGTCCAGCTGGAGCAAAGCAGGGCCACAATCACTTTTTCTTCACGGTTTCATCATCTCAAACGGCAAGCAAGATTGTCATATAGCTTGGCTGCTCGAATGCTTCCATCCCAGGATGCCTTTAGCAATACATGGCAATAACAAAAAGGGAAACAATAAAAGGGGGTCAAATTTATACCAACTGCTGTTGTTAGCATTCAAGAGAACTAAAAATATGCGATGTGCGTTCGGGTCTgccaaaaaaggaaagaaacaaaggaagAGGACTTCTTCCTCTTTGACTTGCAGCAGagtaaggaaaaaagaagtctTGGACTTCACGGTCTTGCATGTCCAAAGTGAATCCAAGATTATGAAAAAAGGGATGGGCTGCAACTCTACATGCAGCAAAACAAGGAATTTGAATTATGAGTCCAAATTCTATTGCATGAAGcttatgataaaaaaaaatggtgttgctgtgGGGCTGGCGCTGTACAACACGTTTCTCAAGACCAATTCAAGATGGCTGGGTCTCTCTACGATGCCTTCAAGCATCCAAATGGCAAGAAAGATTGTCATATGGCTTGGCTGCTCGAACTCTTCCATCCCAGGATGCCTCCAGCAATACATAGCAACAACAACGAAAGGACAATAAAAGGGGAAAGGCAGCCGTGAGGctgtgaaaaaaaaagggggctTGTGAAACAGAACAAACCAAATGCTCAAGAAGGAGTTTAGTGACGAAGAAAGCATAAAAGCTCAAGGCAAAACAGAAGTGCCTCACGCTTTGCTTACAAGTCCACTTAAAAAGGACCAATGATTTGCTCCAAGTTTTATCCTCAACTGTCATTGTGCAAGTCCTACTTGGACCAAGACTCATGAAGTCTTTCAAGTCCCTCACATCACTTTTGGTGACtgcaacaaatgaaaacaaagtgtCCAGGCACTTGTACTCCTTTGTATTCCAAGGGACGAAGACGTGAGTTCACTACTTGCAGTACCAAGCTATGCAAGTAAAAGCACAAAAGTGTCAGCAAAGGTTCACGAGAactaaatcaattgacggtcaagAAGGCTCAATAAAATGCTTACGTCATTCGGGTCTATCTGCCTCAATTCTCAAATGTAAGATGGCTACCAAACATGCCCACAAAATCTCAACAAGAAATATGGGAATCAATCACTGTGGCAAAGAAGCTATTCAAAAAGGAGTGCCAAGCGACTCAACCATACTGTGTCCATGACTCCATTCCAGATAAATGATTGGCCGTGCTACGAGCATCCAGCTCACACtcaaaagataccaaaggaGCATCAATATGGATTAACGGGCTTGTCAACCACAAAAGCCCATTAATCTCAAATCCTCCAAATCATGCATGGATACAAATGCAAATGTCAATTGTAGAGAATTAGTGGGTTCatcaaaattgctcattatttttcttggacattaacaatcaaaattgctcattatttttcttggacattgacaaaaagaaaaatggtataaaaccatccaattttccccatgggtcatctacccatgcaaattccaaatgagattaaattcaaatatctcaaatacaaattcttaattagtgggccacacttacccattaatttccaatttttcccataggtcatctacctatgaaaatctccaaattgtcccaaagacacaaattctcaattagtgggccacagtTACCCATTAACTTCCAAAATTTGGAACTACGTCGGTTTGATCCCgtcaagggtacgtaggcagtctaacATCCCAATAGACGCAACcgcaatcaaatttaaatatctGGTTTATCTTAACCAAATTTTGCCAAAACACTTTCCCAAACGCAATTGTCAATgtttaggaaaaattaatgggataattaaaattactcattatttttcttggacattgacaacaacgaaagtggtacaaaaccatccaatttttcatgggtcatctacccatgaaaactctaatgagattaaatccaagtctctcaaacagaaattctcaattagtgggccacacttacccgttaatttctaaatttcgaactacgttggtttgatccctttgaaagggtacgtaggcaatctagagATTCAATCTAGATGCAACCATCCCAAATGCAATTCCATatcgaatccctggtttattcagctaaattcactcaaacacttctcaatacaattcaaatcaaatttccctcgcaatgagtcatttattcattgcgattctttgaactacgagtggcttgattcccgcaagggatacgtaggcatcctgaggttggacttgggagcagttgcaaaatcaaacacacacgttctgtttctttatgatggaatcaaagggtgttcccttgaagcaagggattgtaattaagagacttacgtctcgaatgggtcgaacctaaaataataaaatctcgttatttaattagtgatgatgaaattatattaggaggatcacatttttcttcaacaCAGACTTTGCAGGATGTCAAGATACTAAGAAATGCACATCAGGAGTTGTTTTTCTATTTGCAGGTGCTGCAGTGGCATGGAAGAGCATGAAACAGCAGTATGTTTCAACCTCCACCATGCAAGCAGAGTTCTTGGCAGTTTATGAGGCCACTTCAATGGCATTGTGGCTTAAAAATTTCATGTCCATGCTGAAAATTGTGGATTCAATACAGAGACCGATTCAGTTATGGAATGACAATACTGCAGCAGTGTATTTTGCACAAGGAAATAAGAGATCAAGTGGAATGAGGCATTTGCATTTAAAGTTCTTATCTGCGAAGGAAAATATCAGAGATGGAGAGACTGCTCTAAGTCACATTGGCACAGATTTTATGATTGCAGACCCCTTGAATAAAGGGCTGCCTAATCATGTTTTTCACAGACATGTGGCAAGCATGGGATTGCAATTCAGTTTTGATACCTAAAGTCAGTGGGAGTCAGTGGGAGCTAGAGTTCTTGCAGttatgttttagttttgattttgttaacTAGTTCTATCTAGTCAAATTCTGTTTAAGTAGacttatttgaattgtttttatatataatgttcCGCATTTACTGCTTCTGGATGACAAATAGAATAAAGGCCAAACTGTGATCATGCTAGCATTATGTTTTGCAGTTTGAATCTATGAATGAGTCATTAAAGGAGACCTTGGTAGTCTTAAAGGGTGAGCAAAGaactattttgttttattacaCTTACAGTAAAACAAAAGGGTTCTCGTTTTCAATCTAGTTGGATGCCTTATGTGTTTTGCAGATTCATGTATGTGATTATAAAAGTCTTGGATGTTATATATCCAGTGTACTTCGATAGTCCTCtatgaattttcaaaatgacagTGGCTTGATAAAGGAACAAGAGAATTTTGAGTTCCACATGGCCATTAAGTGATGAGCAATAAGTCTGAATTGATTATTAGATCAAGTGGGAGAATGTAAGAAGGTTTATTGCCTTAAACCTGCTGAAGTGATCTTCTAATCAATAAAGGATTGCAAAGACTTATTGTTTATCAGGAACTCAAACCTATCTCGATTAGGTAGCCTTTAAAACAGTGTTTAATAAGGATAATGAAGGTTTAAAGGTTCCTAGTTCTACAAGGATTGGAATAGATTAGTTCTATCGCATGAAATATATCTCTAAGTGTTTCCTGATGGGCAGGACACTTAGAgagatgcatatatatagaagGCTCCCTCCTAGATCCAAAAACACATCTAAGCTAATCAGAAATTCACCCATCAGAGTTATAGCTATAAGGATTGGTTTCTAGGAGAAGAGTTTTTAGTACCTTTGCACAACCAATCTGTCCAGCACCATGTCAGACTCAGGTTAGTGTTAAACATGTTATATCTTTCAGAACTTACACATACATCTCCAAACACTTCCGCTGCGTAATCGCACGGAAAACTCCAAGCCTTACGTTTCTTGCtcacttatttattttttgccaaatattgaattttttttcttcttggtcgTGTCTTCTTTTTCACTCAAGCCACTTGCTTCCGTTCGAGACCTATCTTCTATATATGCAAACTAATTACATAAATTCCTTATAGGCATACACACATAGAATCACATCCAGGAAAATATCttgaatcaaataaaaatattaatcatGCATAGTAGTACATACATACCTGCCATTGATGAAAGCTCAAAAGAAAGTCTTCTCCTCTCTGTAGAGTTCTTATGTTCAACTAGCAATTGGGACACACTATTATATATGTGGATTTATTTATTGCTCTTTATTATATCTGGAATGATCAACTTGAAATATATAGACTTTGCCAAAAAGTACGTGTGTGGAGAAGGTTAGagattttccttttattatttttttttttctcccaaacCTCGACAGTGCTAGTgcatttattaaaataaaataaaagaattgcaaattaacaatccaaaattaagcaaaataaAGATTAACCAAATCAATATAACCTAatcacacaaaaaataataaatacacCGGTCCTACCAGGTGAGAAGAAATCAAGGGTAAAATAGTTTACAAAGCAATTACCACCCCACCTAATTACCCTAGCAGAAATTATCAAGACTGGAGTGAGAGGTCATATCAATAATGCAAAATAACAATAAGGATTTTCAGTCGTTTTATCCTGAAGTATCATGCTAATCGGCACTTTATCCTAACAATAATAACTACAGAGGTCATGTCACTGAAAAATTAGATCAGTTTTCTTTGATACATTGCTTTCATTCAGCTTTCGGTGGAGAGTAGGAATATACTTCAAAAGACCCCCTCTTGTCCCCTGTCAGCTAATTGGGGTGGGTGAAATTTTAAAGTCGTCATGGTTATTCATTCTAATCATTCATTTCAAATATACTTTTCACTGTATTGGGTTAGAATTTTTTAACTGTTtgccttttctctttcttacaCAAGAAAGATTGAGAGGATGAAGAATCCAATACAAAAGTTTAGATGTTGCTCTTACCTTTAATTGCTTGCCACCATTAGTCATCTTCACATCATACATAATCGATTTGttgttaaataattttgtcTTGAGATGTTATAAAGTTGATTTGAATCATGACCATGgtccttaattttttatttcaattatgaTTTTCAAACCGTTTGCCCATACACGCTCATGAGCTCAAACTCTTACTTTTCACACGCTTTTTCAATATCTAAAAATATATTCTTCCGTTAACTAAAGTCGCAAGGAATTACTTATTAGTTTCTGCATTACTTTTTCGTCCCGATATATGTCATTAATTATAGCAAAGTCGTGACAATGGTTAATGATTGTTCAAAATCTAGCTATAGTGTCAAATTTTTCGTTAAGTTATAAACTTGTCTCGTGCCATTAAAGAAATTAGGACTTAACTCTCAATTCGAAGAAAAGATTAGAGTTAAACCTTACCGCTCGGGGCTTAACGATCTTGGGGAAAAATTAGGTATCAAATTGAGATGGGAAGCAGTGAGGTTAGGGTTTTCACACTATTTTGAGGTGAAAGATTAGAGTTAAACCTTACCGCTGGCTTCTTTAGATGTACGGCTATTGCGAACTGCAACTTTTGCTGTAGTAATAGTGAACATTATTCTTTACTAGTGGGTTAGGGAATCTTAGTGGTACTTAATATTGTGCAGGCATCCTTGTGTGTGTTCGGGTTTACGTTAGGTTAGTGGTGATCCTACCATGTGCATATACTGCTCACCTTTTCAAATTGTGATCATTTCACCATGAATTCAAGTTTGAACAAGATtcagaccaaaaacaaaagtttgaaCAAGAGATTTGTTCACACTTCACGCATTCAAATACCTATATGGTAGGGTTTGAAAACATGCCCTTGAACCAGCGAGTGGTCTCTATCGTTTGAACTGTGACATTGATGTGTCTTGGCATTACGTACGTgtccctttttattttggcataactctttttgaatcttaaaaacaAACAGTTTATGAAAACTTACATAGTTGAAGGAGAGTTATAAGCATAATCTTCATTCAATCACAGTGAAGATTAAAAAGTTACATGTCCACATTGCCAGTCCCACCGACATTGACTCTCACTATGGTAGGATGGAGGCTTagttacttaaatgttgagagtggaaataaggtaatctgtacaccTAGAATGCACAGCCACCAGCTGAGCAATGGGCAATTTGAAGTACCTCCTTGTGTCTTAATAGGTCCACCACAACACATGTAGGTACATATCAAAACGTAAAgtatttgaaataatatatacataaaaatacataacaatatattacttttaaaatataaaaaaaaacttgagtgGGGACCCGAGACCACATTGTTCCCAGTGTGGCTCCATCCCTGCCTACGGGTCTGCGTGATTGACTTTTGGTAATGTTGTTGCAATTTACCGCAAAACACTCACAAAAAATGATCCCGGGCTGGAAAAGCCCACTTTGCATGACTTCAAATCTAGTAGTGGAATAAAAACCTCCACTTGATCGTCTTATGGCACCTGTTACTAACatgaatttataattatattttcaatgcttttaatgaaattttattttatatcctAATTAAAACATGAAAGTCCATTGTGTTTTTCAGAATCATCAGGGGTTGGAAGAATCCCTAATATTCCGATTATTCTTTGGTGACTGATCCCTAATATTCCTTGTATACAAATTTACaaacaaagtaattaaaactGCCAGACAAAATCACATCCGCATCATGTCAAAAACACATACATGCagcaaacaaaacagaatACCCAATGAGACCTGTGGTGGAGAAAAGAAAGTTTTACTCATGTAGGCCGTCTAATAGGTTTTACAATAACTACAAAGAGTTTATACAAATGCGGAGGAGTCCAATGGCAACATCAACCCTATACCTTTGTGTTTGAAGAAGCTCTCGTTTCCTTCACAGCCACCTTGACCTTGGCCGGCATTGACGTAGACGTTGTGAAAGTTGAACATCCCGACATATGAGGACCCATAGCGTgctgtaattttatttttagaaatattGGATTCGTTGGTGTTGCCGTCATCTTCAGTATTAGTTGTCTTCAAGTTGCATTCGAAGTTGCTGAAGTTGTGGTACGCTTTCGGAACTCTATCTCCTGCAATGTTATTGCGATGAATGTTGAGACCGTCACGCTCGGGTTTCTTTCCTCCACCGCCACCTTGGCCTTGGGCGGAACTTGAGCCACCTGCTGCTTTGCCGTGATCTTTAGTACTAGTAGTCTTGCAGTTGTAGTTGACGTTGCCAAAGTTTTCACACCCAACGTTTTTGGATCTATCTGCAGTAATTTCATTACAATCAATGTTGTGACAGATACCTTCGAATTCACGGCTACCTTGCCCATGGCCGCCATTGCTGCAGTCGACAACTAAGTTGTTAAAGCTTGAAATCCCAACATCTGACTCTCCTTTTTTTGcggtaattttatttttataaatattggaTTGGCCGCCATTGCTGCAGTCGACAACTAAGTTGTTACAGCTTGAAATCCCAACATCTGACTCTCCTCTTCCGCCACCTTGGCCTTGGACGGCGTTGCTCCAGTTGACATCTGAGTTGGGGGGCTCAAAAATACCAACATCAGCTGCGCCATCGAGGTCTATAATTTCATTTGTGGCACCATATCTGTTGCTGCCGTCGTCTTCTTCCATTACTGGCTGGAGCTTAATAGGCAACAGGTACACAAACAAGATAAATTTTAATCATAAttctatttaaattttaaaagatcAGAAACGATATTCGGATAACAAAAATCCTACAAAGCAGGAATCAGATTCAACAAGGACTAACAGAAGTCTTATATCTTCTTCTCTTTACTTGGACTAACAAATTCATGGACAAACCAATCattcaaaacaataaaatgaaaaccatGAGTAACTGAGCGGAATATCTTccaaatgaaaaaacaattgcaaaaatttgaaaatttgaagaattaTCAAACCGAGACGAAATTTTACttacaatttaattaattaacaagaaCGAAATTGACATCTTCAAGCAAAACCAAATCTGTTTCTAAATACCCAAACACTAAATTTATTCAATGAAGACCCAAgccctaaattttttcttcGTACACCAAagccctaatttgataaagtGGAAGCCACAATAAagcagaatttttttataaaaaaaagaaagaaaaatcgaCATAATTGGAAAGGCATACCAACTGTGTGTTCTGGGTTTTTAGTTTCGATTCGACCAACAAAGCAGAAAATGACTGTGAGGTGTGGATGGAGTTTGGACTGAGAGAGAAGATGATGACTGAGGTGGGGCGTTTGGGCACAGATGACTGTGAATGAGAGCCTATGACGCAATGAAATATAgtccttccttccttcctcccacttatatttcttcttctctttattagttAATGAAATTTTTGGTCCGGTTGCACTAAAGATAATAGAACCtcaaaatcatatatgaaaAGTGCTGCTATGTGATCGAAAATGAGTTGAGGGGTTTTTGGGTTGTGAAATTGATAATTAGGTGGAAGGGGTAAATTTAAAACATAGCTAGACAATTTACCACAACAATAaccaaacaattttggaaacaAAATGGCTAGTCAATAACTAGTCATAAATCTATCAACAAGAAGACAAGGCACATAATGAACCCAGATCAACAATCAACACCTGCAAACCTAGAAGAGTTCTAGTGACTATCTAGACACTCATAAAGACCcatcaatctaggc
This window encodes:
- the LOC109946471 gene encoding uncharacterized protein LOC109946471 isoform X2 → MEEDDGSNRYGATNEIIDLDGAADVGIFEPPNSDVNWSNAVQGQGGGRGESDVGISSCNNLVVDCSNGGHGQGSREFEGICHNIDCNEITADRSKNVGCENFGNVNYNCKTTSTKDHGKAAGGSSSAQGQGGGGGKKPERDGLNIHRNNIAGDRVPKAYHNFSNFECNLKTTNTEDDGNTNESNISKNKITARYGSSYVGMFNFHNVYVNAGQGQGGCEGNESFFKHKGIGLMLPLDSSAFV
- the LOC109946471 gene encoding uncharacterized protein LOC109946471 isoform X1; the encoded protein is MEEDDGSNRYGATNEIIDLDGAADVGIFEPPNSDVNWSNAVQGQGGGRGESDVGISSCNNLVVDCSNGGQSNIYKNKITAKKGESDVGISSFNNLVVDCSNGGHGQGSREFEGICHNIDCNEITADRSKNVGCENFGNVNYNCKTTSTKDHGKAAGGSSSAQGQGGGGGKKPERDGLNIHRNNIAGDRVPKAYHNFSNFECNLKTTNTEDDGNTNESNISKNKITARYGSSYVGMFNFHNVYVNAGQGQGGCEGNESFFKHKGIGLMLPLDSSAFV